A section of the Zygosaccharomyces rouxii strain CBS732 chromosome B complete sequence genome encodes:
- the VPS1 gene encoding dynamin-like GTPase VPS1 (highly similar to uniprot|P21576 Saccharomyces cerevisiae YKR001C VPS1 GTPase required for vacuolar protein sorting, functions in actin cytoskeleton organization via its interaction with Sla1p) produces the protein MDEHLISTINKLQDALAPLGGGSQSPIDLPQIMVVGSQSSGKSSVLENIVGRDFLPRGTGIVTRRPLVLQLINRRQKKDSNVSKDLSDLKIGSEDDSKKADTGGQSEDNVEEWGEFLHVPGKKFFNFDEIRQEIVRETDKVTGGNLGISSVPINLRIYSPYVLTLTLVDLPGLTKVPVGDQPPDIEKRIKDMLLKYISKPNAIILSVNAANTDLANSDGLKLAREVDPEGTRTIGVLTKVDLMDQGTDVIDILAGRIIPLRYGYIPVINRGQKDIEKKKTIRDALSDEKAYFENHPSYGSKAHYCGTPYLAKKLNSILLHHIRQTLPEIKAKIEATLKKYQTELYNLGPETMDSSSSVVLSTITDFTNEYAGILNGEARELSSQELSGGARVSFVFHEVFKNGIDALDPFDQIKDSDIRTIMYNSSGSAPSLFVGTEAFEVLVKQQIRRFEEPSLRLVGLVFDELVRMLKQIISQSKYSRYPSLREAISNQFVEFLKDAIIPTNKFVADIISAEQTYINTAHPDLLKGSQAMAMVEEKLHPRQVAVDPKTGKPLPPSQSAAAAATAQKPAFEEKSGFFGGFFSTKNKKKLAALESPPPVLKATGQMTERETMETEVIKLLISSYFNIVKRTIADIIPKALMLKLIVKSKTDIQKVLLEKLYGNQDIEELTKENDITIQRRKECKKMVEILRHASDIVSSV, from the coding sequence ATGGATGAGCATCTTATTTCTACGATTAATAAATTGCAGGATGCACTAGCGCCCCTAGGCGGTGGCTCTCAATCTCCAATTGATTTACCACAGATTATGGTGGTTGGTTCACAGTCCAGTGGTAAATCATCAGTTTTAGAAAATATTGTTGGTAGAGATTTTTTGCCCAGAGGAACAGGTATTGTTACTAGAAGACCATTGGTTCtgcaattgatcaataGAAGACAGAAGAAAGACAGCAATGTATCGAAAGATCTATCTGATCTGAAAATCGGCAGCGAAGATGATTCCAAGAAGGCAGATACTGGTGGACAATCTGAAGATAATGTGGAAGAATGGGGGGAATTTTTACATGTTCCAGgcaagaaattcttcaattttgatgaaattagacAAGAAATCGTTCGTGAAACTGACAAGGTAACTGGTGGTAACCTAGGTATTTCTTCAGTGCCCATTAACCTAAGAATTTACTCGCCTTATGTGCTCACATTGACCCTTGTCGACTTACCAGGTCTTACCAAAGTGCCCGTCGGTGACCAACCACCAGATATTGAAAAGCGAATCAAGGATATGTTGTTAAAATATATTTCCAAACCAAATGCCATTATCTTGTCTGTTAATGCTGCAAACACAGATTTAGCTAATAGTGATGGGTTGAAATTGGCAAGAGAAGTTGATCCTGAAGGTACCAGAACCATTGGTGTTTTGACTAAGGTTGATTTAATGGATCAGGGTACTGATGTTATTGACATCTTAGCAGGTAGAATTATTCCATTGAGATATGGGTACATTCCTGTTATTAACAGAGGTCAAAAGGAtattgagaagaaaaaaaccATTAGAGATGCGCTTTCTGATGAGAAGgcatattttgaaaaccatCCATCCTACGGTTCTAAAGCTCATTACTGTGGTACACCATATTTGGCTAAGAAGTTGAACTCTATTCTTTTACATCACATTAGACAAACCTTACCCGAGATTAAGGCAAAGATCGAGGctactttgaaaaaatatcaaacTGAACTGTACAATCTAGGTCCAGAAACAATGGATTCTTCAAGCTCTGTGGTTTTAAGTACCATTACAGATTTTACCAACGAATATGCAGGCATCTTAAACGGTGAAGCTAGAGAACTTTCGAGTCAAGAATTATCTGGTGGTGCGAGAGTTTCATTTGTTTTCCACGAAGTCtttaaaaatggtattgaCGCTCTCGATccatttgatcaaatcaaagattCTGACATCAGAACTATAATGTACAATAGCTCCGGTTCTGCACCTTCGTTATTCGTTGGAACTGAGGCATTCGAAGTTCTTGTAAAGCAACAGattagaagatttgaagaacctTCCTTGCGTTTGGTTGGTTTAGTCTTCGACGAATTGGTCCGTATGCTGAAACAAATCATTTCccaatccaaatattctagATATCCCTCCTTAAGAGAAGCCATTTCCAACCAGTTCGTTGAATTCTTAAAGGATGCCATCATTCCAACGAATAAATTTGTCGCCGACATTATAAGTGCCGAACAGACTTATATCAACACTGCACATCCCGATTTATTAAAGGGTTCACAGGCGATGGCTATGGTAGAGGAAAAACTTCATCCACGTCAAGTGGCGGTAGACCCAAAGACCGGTAAACCATTGCCCCCAAGTCAatcagcagcagcagcagcaaccGCTCAAAAACctgcatttgaagaaaaatcagGATTTTTCGGTGGATTCTTCTCCACtaaaaacaagaagaagcttGCCGCTCTAGagtcaccaccaccagtCCTAAAGGCCACTGGACAAATGACTGAAAGAGAAACTATGGAAACCGAAGTCATTAAGCTATTGATCAGCAGTTATTTCAATATTGTTAAGAGAACCATTGCCGACATTATTCCAAAGGCTTTGATGTTAAAATTAATTGTGAAGAGTAAGACAGATATCCAAAAGgttcttttggaaaagcTTTATGGTAACCAAGATATTGAGGAATTGACGAAGGAAAACGATATTACtattcaaagaagaaaggaaTGTAAGAAGATGGTTGAAATTCTAAGACATGCAAGTGATATAGTTTCTTCTGTCTAA
- the CAP1 gene encoding Cap1p (highly similar to gnl|GLV|CAGL0K02783g Candida glabrata CAGL0K02783g and similar to YKL007W uniprot|P28495 Saccharomyces cerevisiae YKL007W CAP1 Alpha subunit of the capping protein (CP) heterodimer (Cap1p and Cap2p) which binds to the barbed ends of actin filaments preventing further polymerization localized predominantly to cortical actin patches) has protein sequence MSSAFESIISQIVSDTPSGEVKEVYQDLITIAGENSKDVIIEAIEQYNVKNTIPVDVNGKNVILSPYNKEGSKFFDPAQAIEFSVDHLNRKGLDVAPFQGSKLNETQQEYLKELNKYVEKDFTGQVSVAVYPVPQEESKTAIIIVSTKYNPGNFWNGAWKSEYVYDSHLKQLKGFIDVQVHYYEDGNVGFKSKKDVEITDSESPIKSIQQVETSFENDLDVSFTELNEKQFKQLRRRLPITRSRVNWGKAIGNYRLGRDAAQGKPPQA, from the coding sequence ATGTCATCAGCATTTGAATCAATCATATCACAGATCGTTTCTGATACTCCAAGTGGTGAGGTTAAGGAGGTTTATCAGGATTTAATTACCATTGCTGGTGAAAATTCCAAGGATGTGATCATCGAAGCTATCGAGCAGTACAACGTCAAAAATACGATTCCAGTAGATGTCAATGGCAAGAATGTGATACTTTCCCCATATAACAAGGAAggttccaaatttttcgaCCCAGCTCAAGCAATTGAATTTTCAGTGGATCATTTAAATCGTAAAGGTTTAGACGTTGCACCTTTTCAAGGTTCAAAGCTTAATGAGACCCAACAGGAATAtttaaaggaattgaataaatatGTGGAAAAGGATTTCACAGGACAAGTTTCTGTAGCGGTTTACCCAGTTCCACAGGAAGAATCAAAAACGGCTATCATTATTGTAAGTACAAAATATAATCCAGGTAATTTTTGGAACGGTGCATGGAAATCTGAATATGTTTACGATTCACATTTGAAACAACTCAAGGGATTTATTGATGTTCAAGTTCACTACTATGAAGACGGTAACGTTGGcttcaaatcaaagaagGACGTAGAAATTACAGACTCTGAATCACcaatcaaatcaattcaACAAGTGGAAACgagttttgaaaatgacTTGGACGTATCATTTACAGAATTGAATGAGAAGCAATTTAAACAACtgagaagaagattacCAATTACTAGATCACGGGTGAATTGGGGGAAGGCCATCGGTAATTACAGATTGGGTAGAGATGCTGCACAGGGGAAACCACCACAGGCataa
- the AUR1 gene encoding inositol phosphorylceramide synthase (similar to uniprot|P36107 Saccharomyces cerevisiae YKL004W AUR1 Phosphatidylinositol:ceramide phosphoinositol transferase (IPC synthase) required for sphingolipid synthesis can mutate to confer aureobasidin A resistance), producing the protein MSSFLHRVFLSERPVYSHIADLETSFDPRISLKRLRRYRPGLSEAAHYAFMAAISLYVFIEFPANFFLKTLCCSFLGLLFLMPATSQFFFNGLPILVWLSLYFMSSYIPDSHRPKITVKVLPAAETILYGDNLSDILATSTNPVLDVLAWLPYGLFHFGAPFVAAAILFVFGPPTCLRGYAHAFGYVNLIGVILQNGFPTAPPWYKSLNGLKAANYSMLASPGGLVRIDELFNMSLYREGFKHSSVVFGAFPSLHSGCATLEALFFSYCFPKLKPLFFVYVCWLWWSTMYLTHHYFVDLVAGSVLSFVMFTYTKYTQLPVDTSLWCRWSYAQVDRYDITKLDPLRANSNDIENVPLRGVEVDFELNSMDETSSRTPSIFDGPTSVSRSSATSNTSLVEYPTEVTVPSPRVNKQRFE; encoded by the coding sequence ATGTCATCCTTTCTTCACCGTGTCTTTCTTTCAGAAAGACCGGTTTACTCTCATATCGCAGATTTGGAGACTAGTTTTGATCCCAGAATTTCATTAAAGAGGCTTCGGAGGTATAGACCAGGGTTGAGTGAAGCAGCACATTATGCATTTATGGCAGCAATTTCATTGTATGTGTTTATTGAGTTTCCTgctaatttctttttgaaaacacTATGCTGTTCATTTTTAGGacttttgttcttgatgCCTGCTACGTCgcaatttttctttaacgGGCTGCCGATCCTTGTTTGGTTGTCTCTTTATTTCATGTCGTCTTACATCCCGGATTCTCATAGGCCAAAGATTACTGTCAAAGTGCTTCCAGCAGCAGAGACGATTCTCTACGGTGATAATTTGAGTGATATCTTGGCTACTTCAACTAATCCAGTTCTGGATGTTTTGGCATGGTTACCATACGGGCTCTTCCATTTCGGAGCCCCATTTGTGGCGGCTGCAATTTTGTTCGTATTCGGACCACCAACCTGTCTCAGAGGCTACGCACATGCGTTCGGATATGTGAACTTAATCGGTGTCATTTTGCAAAATGGATTTCCAACGGCACCACCTTGGTACAAGTCATTGAATGGATTAAAGGCAGCAAATTACAGTATGCTTGCATCCCCAGGTGGATTGGTAAGGATTGATGAGCTTTTCAATATGAGTCTTTATAGAGAAGGGTTTAAACATTCGTCGGTTGTGTTCGGAGCCTTCCCTTCATTGCATTCGGGTTGTGCTACATTAGAAgctcttttcttctcttatTGTTTCCCCAAGCTAAAACCATTATTCTTCGTTTATGTTTGTTGGTTATGGTGGTCAACGATGTATTTAACCCATCATTACTTTGTCGATTTAGTGGCAGGATCAGTTTTATCGTTTGTCATGTTCACTTATACCAAATATACCCAATTGCCAGTGGATACTAGCCTGTGGTGTAGGTGGTCATATGCACAAGTCGACAGGTACGACATTACAAAGTTAGATCCATTAAGAGCTAATTCGAACGATATTGAAAACGTGCCGTTACGTGGTGTGGAAGTAGATTTCGAACTAAATTCAATGGATGAAACGTCCTCAAGAACTCCATCCATATTTGATGGTCCAACTTCAGTTTCGCGCTCGTCTGCTACTTCTAATACTTCACTGGTTGAATACCCAACGGAAGTTACAGTTCCATCTCCAAGAGTTAACAAGCAAAGATTCGaataa
- the MET14 gene encoding adenylyl-sulfate kinase (highly similar to uniprot|Q02196 Saccharomyces cerevisiae YKL001C MET14 Adenylylsulfate kinase required for sulfate assimilation and involved in methionine metabolism), with translation MATNLTWHHNLNYQERKELRKQDGCTIWLTGLSASGKSTIACALEQLLLQKQLAAYRLDGDNIRFGLNKDLGFSEKDRNENIRRISEVSKLFADSCTISVTSFISPYKADRERARELHKESGLKFIEVFVDVPLEVAEQRDPKGLYKKAREGIIKEFTGISAPYEAPENPELHLRTDQKSVEECAQIIFDYLVTQNIVLSS, from the coding sequence ATGGCTACTAATCTTACATGGCACCACAACctaaattatcaagaaCGTAAAGAACTAAGGAAACAAGACGGATGCACTATTTGGTTAACTGGATTAAGTGCATCTGGTAAGAGTACCATAGCATGTGCACTTGAACAACTACTTCTACAAAAACAATTAGCAGCATACAGATTAGACGGAGATAACATCAGATTCGGTCTTAACAAGGACCTTGGATTTTCTGAGAAGGatagaaatgaaaacattagaagaattagtGAAGTTTCCAAGCTTTTCGCAGATTCTTGTACCATTAGCGTAACATCATTTATTTCACCATACAAAGCCGACAGAGAAAGGGCTCGTGAATTGCACAAAGAAAGTGGAttaaaattcattgaagTCTTTGTAGACGTTCCACTAGAAGTTGCAGAACAAAGAGATCCTAAAGGTTTGTACAAAAAGGCCAGAGAAGGTATAATTAAAGAATTCACAGGTATATCCGCGCCATATGAAGCACCTGAAAATCCCGAACTGCATCTGAGAACTGATCAAAAAAGTGTCGAAGAATGCGCCCAAATTATTTTTGATTACCTGGTTACTCAAAATATCGTCTTGAGCTCTTGA
- the MRP17 gene encoding mitochondrial 37S ribosomal protein bS6m (highly similar to uniprot|P28778 Saccharomyces cerevisiae YKL003C MRP17 Mitochondrial ribosomal protein of the small subunit MRP17 exhibits genetic interactions with PET122 encoding a COX3-specific translational activator), with product MLYELVGIVRVMNPLAANAEAKDLATTIGKLVIQNRGVVRKIVPMGNKLLPKIMKKDQEKHFQGYHFLMMFDSSASVQSEILRTLKNDPRVIRSSIAKMNTAKQLDVASSIERASGYNSTLEKISKNYM from the coding sequence ATGCTTTATGAGTTGGTTGGTATTGTGCGTGTAATGAATCCCCTAGCTGCAAACGCAGAGGCAAAGGATCTAGCCACAACCATAGGAAAATTGGTGATTCAAAACAGAGGTGTTGTTAGAAAGATAGTTCCAATGGGTAACAAACTACTGCCcaagataatgaaaaagGATCAAGAGAAGCATTTCCAAGGGTACCATTTTCTTATGATGTTTGATTCGTCTGCAAGTGTACAAtctgaaattttgagaactttgaaaaatgatcCCAGAGTAATCAGATCATCAATTGCGAAGATGAATACTGCCAAACAGTTGGATGTGGCATCCTCCATTGAAAGAGCTTCGGGTTACAATTCTACACTGGAAAAAATCAGTAAAAACTATATGTAG
- the RPL14A gene encoding 60S ribosomal protein eL14 (highly similar to uniprot|P36105 Saccharomyces cerevisiae YKL006W RPL14A and to uniprot|P38754 Saccharomyces cerevisiae YHL001W RPL14B Protein component of the large (60S) ribosomal subunit), with product MSSESVVKTANWRLVEVGRIVLVKNGQGAGKLAAIVEIISQRKVLVDGPETGVDRQAISLTQVVLTPLTFNLPRGARSATVAKKWNAAQVSQKWSTTSWAKKIAQRETRSNLSDFERFQVMVLKKQQRFAEKKALAKA from the coding sequence ATGTCCTCTGAATCTGTTGTCAAGACCGCTAACTGGAGATTGGTCGAAGTTGGCCGTATCGTTCTTGTTAAGAATGGCCAAGGTGCTGGTAAATTAGCAGCCATCGTGGAGATCATCTCTCAAAGAAAGGTTTTGGTTGATGGTCCTGAAACCGGTGTTGACCGTCAAGCTATCTCTTTGACTCAAGTTGTTTTGACTCCATTGACTTTCAACTTGCCAAGAGGTGCTAGAAGTGCTACTGTTGCTAAGAAATGGAACGCCGCTCAAGTTTCTCAAAAATGGTCTACCACTTCATGGGCTAAGAAGATCGCTCAACGTGAAACACGTTCTAACTTGAGTGACTTCGAAAGATTCCAAGTGATggttttgaagaagcagCAAAGATTTGCTGAAAAGAAGGCGCTAGCCAAGGCCTAA
- the DID4 gene encoding ESCRT-III subunit protein DID4 (highly similar to uniprot|P36108 Saccharomyces cerevisiae YKL002W DID4 Class E Vps protein of the ESCRT-III complex required for sorting of integral membrane proteins into lumenal vesicles of multivesicular bodies and for delivery of newly synthesized vacuolar enzymes to the vacuole involved in endocytosis[INTRON]), which yields MSLFNWVFGKSLTPQERLKKNQRALERTQRELEREKRKLEIQEKKLVTEIKKSAKNGQVSAARVQAKDLVRTKSYVTKFDNMKAQLQAISLRIQAVRSSDQMTRSMRDATVLLAGMNRSMNLPQLQHISMEFERQSDLMDQRQEFMDEAVDNVMGDEVDEDEEADEIVNKVLDEIGVDLNSQMQQAPQNTISNDAQTESKQPVAEAVGGAPDNHANPDDELQARLDSLKRQS from the exons ATGAGTCTCTTCAATTGGGTTTTCGGTAAGTCTTTGACTCCCCaagaaagattgaaaaaa AATCAAAGAGCCCTCGAGAGAACTCAGAGGGAACTAGAAAGGGAGAAAAGGAAATTAGAAattcaagagaagaaaCTAGTGACggaaataaaaaaatcaGCCAAAAATGGTCAAGTTAGTGCTGCTAGAGTACAGGCAAAGGATTTGGTTAGAACGAAGAGTTATGTCACGAAATTTGATAATATGAAAGCTCAACTGCAGGCAATTTCATTGAGGATACAGGCTGTGAGGAGCAGCGATCAAATGACTAGATCGATGAGAGACGCAACAGTTTTACTAGCAGGAATGAATAGATCGATGAATTTACCACAACTACAGCATATTTCAATGGAATTTGAAAGACAGAGTGATTTAATGGATCAGAGACAAGAGTTTATGGATGAAGCCGTTGATAACGTTATGGGTGACGAAgtcgatgaagatgaagaggcTGACGAAATTGTAAACAAAGTTTTAGACGAAATTGGAGTTGATTTAAATTCTCAAATGCAACAGGCTCCTCAAAATACAATTTCTAACGATGCCCAAACTGAATCTAAACAACCTGTAGCGGAGGCTGTGGGTGGAGCACCAGATAACCATGCAAACCCGGATGACGAATTACAGGCTCGTCTAGACAGTCTGAAAAGACAAAGCTAG
- the BYE1 gene encoding Bye1p (similar to uniprot|P36106 Saccharomyces cerevisiae YKL005C BYE1 Negative regulator of transcription elongation contains a TFIIS-like domain and a PHD finger multicopy suppressor of temperature-sensitive ess1 mutations probably binds RNA polymerase II large subunit), translated as MSVRTSGRSNKGHNKYIQRILEEEKGSGNSGGNESDDSVRCPVCRTFDYNYDANEDTHGDMVQCDGCNTWQHIECMSDGKGMDSLLDSDGKYHCERCKPENYQNAKWLTKEQEQNPESNDYDNDNYLSESDSEAESVRAPRKRRKTHGSVSGKSGTEPKGSAGSTTGGSSGDARLRENAQKMLHQLFDKYIIPATVEAKLYALPDDQDDEKDIALEKSQELERELYNVYPDHRNYTERIRTIFSNLKDAKNLSLKAHVIKGQITTSQLVRMSATELANPDLQEFREKIDEQALTQLVVEQPGRPRWVKTHKGEELIENPEENNNGGDLEPDIFTREIVHREETAVKEPSPTPEKSVSPGPPPVRINVKYPELAIELSGTIDYIGSSSELVKNPYREALGDGKLLVEGRLSKAKVLKYLSEMQSTRTFLLYRIRPDENCNSEFKQVYEFLWENEKISGIQIKRSYQKNIYLIPSFGYDHHVIKDIAMAAGEFDREADNPILFLLTVIKPELVR; from the coding sequence ATGTCCGTGAGAACATCAGGTAGATCCAACAAGGGTCACAATAAATACATACAGCGGATACTGGAAGAGGAGAAAGGGTCTGGTAatagtggtggtaatgagAGTGACGATAGTGTAAGATGTCCAGTTTGTAGGACTTTTGACTATAATTATGACGCCAACGAGGATACACACGGTGATATGGTTCAGTGTGACGGTTGTAATACATGGCAGCACATTGAATGTATGTCCGATGGTAAGGGTATGGACTCGCTTTTGGACTCCGACGGTAAATATCACTGCGAAAGGTGTAAACCCGAAAACTATCAAAATGCCAAGTGGTTGACaaaggaacaagaacagAACCCTGAAAGTAATGATTATGATAATGACAATTATTTGAGTGAAAGTGATTCCGAAGCCGAAAGTGTTAGGGCACCAAGAAAAAGACGCAAGACTCATGGCAGTGTCAGCGGTAAATCTGGCACTGAGCCCAAGGGTAGTGCGGGCAGTACGACAGGCGGTTCATCTGGTGACGCTAGATTAAGGGAAAATGCTCAGAAGATGCTTCACCAATTGTTTGATAAATATATTATACCCGCCACTGTCGAAGCGAAACTTTATGCCTTGCCCGAtgatcaagatgatgaaaaagatatCGCACTAGAGAAATCTCAAGAACTGGAAAGGGAATTGTACAACGTCTATCCCGATCACAGAAACTACACTGAAAGGATACGTACGATTTTTTCGAATCTTAAAGATGCTAAAAACTTGTCTTTGAAAGCACATGTAATAAAGGGACAGATTACAACGTCTCAATTGGTGAGAATGAGTGCTACTGAGCTTGCAAATCCtgatttacaagaatttagAGAAAAGATTGACGAACAGGCATTGACTCAGTTGGTAGTTGAACAACCAGGTAGACCTAGATGGGTAAAGACTCACAAGGGGGAAGAGTTAATTGAAAATCCAGAAGAGAATAACAACGGTGGTGACCTAGAACCAGACATCTTTACAAGAGAAATCGTCCACAGAGAAGAAACGGCAGTGAAAGAACCCAGTCCGACACCGGAGAAAAGTGTATCACCAGGGCCCCCTCCTGTTCGGATTAATGTGAAATATCCGGAATTGGCTATTGAGCTGAGCGGTACAATTGATTACATCGGATCATCCAGCGAACTGGTAAAAAATCCGTACAGGGAAGCGCTAGGCGATGGCAAATTATTAGTTGAAGGTCGTCTTTCCAAGGCTAAAGTCTTGAAATATTTATCAGAAATGCAATCGACAAGAACATTTCTACTGTATCGTATACGACCTGATGaaaattgtaattctgAATTTAAACAAGTTTATGAATTCTTGTgggaaaatgaaaaaatatcagGAATTCAAATTAAAAGATCTTATCAAAAGAATATCTATCTAATACCTAGTTTTGGTTACGATCATCATGTGATTAAAGATATTGCAATGGCGGCAGGGGAGTTCGACAGAGAAGCTGATAATCCAATACTTTTCTTACTTACAGTGATTAAACCTGAACTAGTTAGGTAA
- the SFT1 gene encoding Sft1p (highly similar to uniprot|P43682 Saccharomyces cerevisiae YKL006C-A SFT1 Intra-Golgi v-SNARE required for transport of proteins between an early and a later Golgi compartment): protein MSNSRYHQLENRNDERLNSLANKLQTFRGINQDIGDQAVADNSVMNQISDSFDSLLHGVKNTSQRLTRSLNAGGSVWRMVALALLIFFILYTLFKVF from the exons ATGTCTAATTCAAGATATCATCAACTAGAGAATAGG AATGACGAGCGGTTGAACAGCTTAGCCAATAAATTACAAACATTCCGTGGTATAAACCAAGATATTGGTGATCAGGCAGTGGCAGATAATTCTGTCATGAATCAGATTTCTGATTCATTTGATTCATTGCTTCATGGTGTCAAAAACACTTCGCAAAGGTTGACTAGAAGTCTAAATGCAGGTGGTAGCGTTTGGAGAATGGTTGCGTTAGCACTCttaattttctttatcCTATACACTCTGTTTAAAGTTTTctaa